The following are from one region of the Trichoderma breve strain T069 chromosome 5, whole genome shotgun sequence genome:
- a CDS encoding fungal specific transcription factor domain-containing protein produces MESGESLHAARPNSNAWGSSGSARVAPRIRSRVACQPCNQRKVRCDVVQTGGNACSNCQRDGGSCVVLPRKKHRPRRKRDSQFTSQKAAGNTAGISYSKAASGGLVDPQVGAIPVEDPPEYPYGETFSASLPSSRNNVMGVGEAQGRSATDTILPEDGPFTYIGDRRGPRHSVYDLCHPETPEDARYLPPDTVISSSHKPHELEYMRLQGVFSRPPDDVCDELIRCYFHHVHFFLPIIDAPAFLNEYCSNGSRNISLLLYWSILLAAANFVDADVLQKAGFSSRKAMKTAMYERAKCLYDFDRGTEKLVLIQSVILLGFWYTDPQDHTGAWYWIGIAISLSQNIGLHRSSRLGSRAPQKSLPARESLMRRIWWACVVRDRWVSLARGRPMRIHSEDCDTPLPVVEDIMNELESVVGRARSNFVPVESRALAEMWIRLVRICDTLGHILRVHYCVNGGIPSITEIDRYAQELQALAQEDAVPADSSESLTINGIQIDLLYQATIAILYRPYVLNRSTPLPSGAHSLWQKIATSRAREAASNTNGLLQSLIEVDGIRYLKPMMITAMIPAMQIHLFDCKSSNALTRGLAENKLQLHMLVLSNLRETYWSADVTYRLFDRAQNILKKSNSQPQLLPPTEPPLLPTPDPTVLVGEQQYANTWFSGSPQFRDVDQLLSPGFYLSEDGFSEFLLSYEDAVVYDPLVLG; encoded by the exons ATGGAATCTGGGGAGAGCTTACATGCAGCTCGGCCCAACAGTAACGCATGGGGAAGCAGTGGTAGTGCCAGAGTTGCTCCACGGATTCGTTCGCGGGTTGCCTGTCAGCCTTGCAATCAGCGCAAAGTTCGTTGCGACGTTGTTCAGACTGGGGGTAATGCGTGTTCAAACTGCCAGCGCGATGGCGGATCTTGTGTTGTTCTTCCGCGCAAGAAGCATCG GCCacggaggaaaagagatTCTCAGTTTACGTCGCAGAAGGCAGCTGGAAATACGGCTGGGATCTCATACAGCAAGGCTGCTTCCGGTGGCCTGGTAGATCCACAAGTTGGTGCTATACCAGTTGAAGATCCTCCAGAATACCCTTATGGCGAAACATTTTCGGCATCCCTACCGTCGTCAAGAAACAATGTCATGGGCGTTGGAGAAGCCCAGGGCCGATCGGCGACAGACACTATCTTGCCTGAAGATGGCCCTTTTACTTACATCG GCGACAGGAGAGGGCCACGCCACTCTGTGTATGACCTCTGCCACCCTGAGACTCCTGAAGACGCACGATATTTGCCGCCAGACACGGTCATCTCGTCGTCTCACAAACCGCATGAGCTAGAGTATATGCGCCTTCAGGGTGTCTTCTCTAGGCCTCCGGACGATGTGTGCGATGAGTTAATACGCTGCTACTTCCATCATGTTCACTTCTTTCTACCAATAATCGATGCACCCGCGTTTCTAAATGAGTACTGCAGCAATGGCTCTCGGAATATTAGCCTGCTGCTCTATTGGAGTATTctgctggctgctgcaaAC TTCGTCGATGCGGATGTTTTACAAAAAGCAGGGTTCTCTTCTAGAAAGGCAATGAAGACTGCCATGTACGAACGTGCCAAG TGTCTCTATGACTTCGATCGAGGGACAGAAAAACTGGTGCTCATTCAGTCCGTCATCCTATTGGGATTCTGGTATACTGACCCTCAGGATCATACTGGCGCCTGGTACTGGATAGGCATTGCAATTTCGCTCTCGCAGAACATCGGACTCCATAGGTCTTCGCGTTTGGGTAGCCGTGCACCGCAGAAGTCTTTGCCAGCGCGAGAATCTCTCATGCGTCGCATCTGGTGGGCGTGTGTCGTCAGAGATCGATGGGTTTCGTTGGCACGGGGCCGTCCTATGCGCATTCATAGCGAAGACTGCGACACGCCTCTTCCTGTGGTGGAAGACATCATGAATGAATTAGAGTCTGTTGTTGGCCGGGCGCGAAGCAATTTTGTGCCGGTGGAATCCAGGGCCTTGGCCGAGATGTGGATTCGGCTTGTGCGCATTTGCGATACGTTGGGCCACATCTTAAGAGTCCATTATTGTGTGAATGGAGGGATACCCAGTATTACGGAGATTGACAGATATGCGCAAGAGTTACAGGCCTTGGCCCAAGAAGACGCCGTCCCAGCTGACTCTAGTGAGAGTTTGACCATCAATGGGATTCAAATTGATCTATTGTACCA AGCTACAATTGCAATACTCTATCGACCATACGTATTGAATCGGTCTACTCCTCTCCCATCTGGAGCGCATTCACTGTGGCAAAAGATTGCAACGAGCCGAGCCCGCGAAGCTGCATCAAATACCAACGGACTGCTGCAGAGTCTCATTGAAGTGGATGGTATACGATATTTGAAGCCAATGAT GATTACCGCGATGATCCCCGCTATGCAGATTCACCTTTTCGACTGCAAGTCCTCAAACGCATTGACCCGCGGTCTCGCGGAGAACAAGCTCCAACTTCACATGCTGGTTTTGTCAAACTTGAGAGAAACATATTGGAGCGCCGACGTCACGTATCGACTTTTTGATCGGGCTCAAAACATACTCAAGAAGTCGAATTCCCAA CCGCAATTGCTTCCACCAACCGAGCCACCCTTGCTTCCGACTCCAGACCCTACCGTCTTGGTAGGTGAACAACAATATGCAAATACATGGTTCAGTGGTTCGCCACAGTTTAGAGACGTTGATCAGCTATTGAGTCCAGGGTTTTATCTTTCTGAGGATGGCTTCTCAGAGTTCCTTCTTAGCTATGAAGACGCCGTTGTCTACGATCCACTTGTCTTGGGATGA
- a CDS encoding major facilitator superfamily domain-containing protein — protein sequence MLAHIEQQNSHSSGYSVTMAPYDMEVLDDTKHDGAEEIEKMEDDTANMKPTSETFTPEDERRLIRKLDFWIIPLMMVTYTLQSYDKGVMSAATQFNFNADLKLTTIKYANASMMFYIGYLVGTYPMMFLCQRYSTSRVVSVATFLWGAVLMSTAGCFNYAGIMINRLFLGFLESAVAPSFTVLVTFWWTREEQTLRTGFWYSCVGVATAISPLINYGLGQIHGSLPSWKPIFLILGGVTILWSIVLFFFLPDDPMTSKRLTEAERHIAICRLERNNAGTVSHEFNKAQFFEAFRDYKLYSSAFIVLLTGVPSGALGTFGTVVINGFGFDHFDSLALTCPIGAITATSILLSGYITRKWRNMRYLLIIICGLISIAGTLICVFLIAVQVASGGIAVSLTASNIAGHTKKSTVSASTFVGYCVGNVIGPVIFGASPGPIYHAGFVGSFVCLCGVVVIASITLIALRMENRKRDKRSGTPMGLHSIDEDLTDIQNKDFRYVL from the exons ATGCTTGCACACATTGAACAGCAAAACAGCCACTCGTCCGGCTACTCTGTGACTATGGCGCCTTACGACATGGAAGTGCTTGACGACACCAAGCATGATGGggctgaagagattgagaagatggaagacgaCACTGCCAACATGAAGCCTACTAGTGAGACATTCACTCCGGAGGACGAGAGACGGCTTATTCGGAAACTCGATTTCTG GATTATTCCACTTATGATGGTGACGTATACACTGCAGAGCTACGACAAGGGTGTCATGAGCGCCGCAACACAGTTCAACTTCAATGCAGACTTGAAGCTCACCACGATT AAATACGCCAATGCCTCGATGATGTTTTACATCGGATATCTTGTCGGTACATACCCGATGATGTTCTTGTGTCAGCGCTACTCAACATCGCGAGTGGTGTCAGTCGCTACATTCCTCTGGGGAGCTGTTCTGATGTCCACGGCTGGCTGCTTCAACTATGCCGGTATTATGATCAATCGCCTTTTCCTGGGTTTCCTCGAGTCAGCCGTTGCTCCCTCCTTTACTGTCCTGGTTACCTTCTGGTGGACACGAGAAGAGCAGACCCTGCGAACTGGGTTCTGGTACAGCTGTGTTGGAGTTGCCACAGCCATATCGCCCCTCATCAACTACGGCTTGGGCCAGATTCACGGCTCACTGCCTTCTTGGAAACCAATCTTCTTGATTCTTGGCGGTGTCACCATCTTGTGGTCCAttgtgctcttcttcttcctccctgATGACCCCATGACAAGTAAACGGTTGACAGAAGCCGAGAGACACATTGCTATTTGCCGTCTCGAAAGAAACAATGCCGGTACCGTAAGCCACGAATTCAACAAGGCCCAGTTCTTCGAGGCTTTCCGCGATTACAAGCTGTACAGCAGCGCCTTCATAGTGCTTCTTACCGGTGTGCCATCGGGAGCCCTTGGAACTTTCGGTACTGTTGTGATTAACGGATTTGGATTCGACCACTTCGATTCTCTGGCTCTAACATGTCCCATTGGAGCGATTACTGCCACTTCGATTCTTCTCTCGGGCTACATCACACGGAAATGGAGAAACATGCGTTACCTGCTGATTATTATCTGTGGTCTGATCTCCATCGCGGGCACTCTCATCT GTGTTTTTCTCATTGCTGTTCAAGTTGCTTCTGGAGGAATTGCTGTCTCTCTGACGGCATCGAACATAGCCGGACATACTA AAAAATCCACTGTCAGTGCCTCGACCTTCGTTGGATACTGCGTCGGAAATGTCATTGGTCCAGTGATCTTTGGCGCGTCTCCGGGGCCAATCTATCACGCGGGATTTGTAGGAAGCTTTGTCTGTCTGTGTGGAGTGGTGGTGATTGCGTCCATTACTCTTATTGCGTTGCGTATGGAAaacagaaagagagacaagcGAAGCGGCACACCCATGGGTCTGCACTCAATTGATGAGGATCTTACTGATATCCAGAACAAAGATTTCAGATACGTCTTGTAG
- a CDS encoding peroxidase domain-containing protein has product MTWTKTIAYTLATCSLWLPTNADNVWPNEATDELEKMLFEQQNPFESSLATFAVPCSASGLAIGRGFGAEWIRNAYHDMATADVQAGTGGIDASIVFEKDRPENPGAGFQETLDFFRPRYTTRSSLADLFAMGAVFGVGGCSNGNIILPYRAGRVDATGPGPSGVPEPQEDLATHTAKFVRQGFNTTEMIALVACGHTVGGVHGVDFPEIVPNPQPPPVTGPFGNDNTVFFDTTTSNFDNQVAKEFVANISQNPLAFGHNETTRSDFRIFNADGGDMISRMAESLDFFSQTCATLLERMINTVPPSVKLTDVLQPLPVKPRKWSIDVNADKTLTVSLTLRIVDTLLGGGIQALVKPVSRTGAALPATSPVVIGNISTSTCDYPNCGPSFVYLDYSINIPAEQGISSFTVDITDGSGKTTTYNNGGAGFPLSDVVQPQMSLSTQTTKTVNGVTLQQLNVTAAVYNADQYTNISLIVPQPSNFSATISPWVAEVAPMKASGKIAGTNYTLYTGSWLASDESAPQHPFDVLATGPQGSASSTFNSWGDVPFVL; this is encoded by the exons ATGACTTGGACAAAGACCATTGCCTATACGCTGGCCACGTGCTCGCTCTGGCTTCCCACTAACGCCGACAATGTCTGGCCAAATGAAGCAACTGACGAGCTTGAGAAAATGCTGTTCGAACAACAGAACCCTTTTGAAAGCAGCCTTGCCACCTTTGCTGTCCCTTGCAGTGCCAGTGGTCTCGCCATCGGCCGTGGTTTTGGTGCTGAGTGGATCAGAAACGCATACCATGACATGGCCACGGCAGACGTGCAAGCTGGCACTGGAGGAATAGATGCCTCGATTGTTTTCGAAAAGGATCGCCCAGAGAATCCTGGCGCTGGTTTCCAAGAAACATTAGACTTTTTCCGGCCAAGATATACCACCCGATCCTCGTTAGCTGACCTATTCGCTATGGGGGCGGTTTTTGGAGTTGGTGGATGCTCAAATGGAAATATCATCCTCCCCTACAGGGCGGGTCGTGTTGATGCAACCGGCCCAGGCCCTTCTGGAGTTCCAGAACCACAGGAGGACCTTGCCACACACACTGCAAAGTTCGTGAGGCAGGGTTTCAACACGACTGAGATGATTGCCCTTGTTGCCTGTGGGCATACCGTTGGAGGTGTGCATGGTGTAGATTTTCCAGAAATCGTGCCGAACCCACAGCCCCCTCCAGTTACTGGC CCTTTCGGTAATGACAATACGGTCTTTTTTGATACGACGACAAGCAATTTCGACAACCAGGT TGCCAAGGAATTTGTAGCCAATATTTCTCAGAATCCACTTGCATTTGGCCATAATGAGACAACGCGATCGGATTTCCGCATTTTCAACGCTGATGGCGGTGATATGATCTCACGAATGGCTGAATCACTAGATTTCTTCTCTCAGACTTGCGCTACGCTGTTGGAACGTATGATCAATACGGTGCCACCAAGTGTCAAGCTAACTGATGTTCTTCAACCCCTGCCCGTTAAGCCAAGAAAGTGGTCTATAGACGTCAATGCGGATAAGACGCTGACCGTCAGTCTAACTTTAAGA ATTGTCGATACTCTGCTGGGAGGTGGCATCCAGGCCTTGGTCAAGCCAGTCTCACGCACCGGCGCGGCTTTGCCTGCCACATCGCCCGTCGTTATTGGAAACATATCTACTTCAACCTGCGACTATCCTAACTGCGGCCCAAGCTTTGTTTATCTTGACTACAGTATCAATATTCCTGCTGAGCAAGGCATATCCTCTTTCACTGTTGACATTACGGACGGCAGTGGAAAGACTACGACCTATAACAATGGAGGCGCCGGATTTCCTCTGTCTGATGTTGTTCAGCCACAGATGAGCCTCAGCACGCAAACTACGAAAACTGTCAACGGTGTCACTCTTCAACAACTCAATGTGACTGCAGCG GTCTACAATGCTGACCAGTATACTAACATCTCGCTTATCGTTCCTCAGCCTTCAAACTTCAGTGCTACCATAAGCCCATGGGTTGCGGAGGTGGCCCCCATGAAGGCTTCCGGCAAGATTGCAGGGACCAACTACACTCTCTACACTGGTTCGTGGTTGGCCAGCGACGAGAGCGCCCCTCAACATCCTTTCGATGTTCTTGCCACAGGTCCACAGGGCAGTGCTTCGAGCACATTCAATTCGTGGGGGGACGTGCCATTCGTTCTCTAA
- a CDS encoding metal-independent alpha-mannosidase: protein MPLHMSPQSVLSAALGILAVFPATASAGWQKFPPHRRTASSCPDYTTFSGQPHGPYSSGPLKLPYMRPSEECRTFKSPAVEKVISDLKSRLKDPDLARLFENTFPSTLDTTVKYFDPSLNLAFIITGFAHLYKLLPHDKNLQALVKAVINTEARYISQYPYCGSFQPPPESGLAPSVNDWATNVIVNPPVNNQTVFECKYELDSLAGFLKITRSYYANTKDSSFINDNWNAAMNQIVRVLYEQSQSSWSDDFQWVSYYNWTGTAGALSPMVPNSGNGEPKQANGLVASSHRPSDDLCVFNFITSDNAMMSVELANVADMLNTIRTQRSLAKQLQQYSNTIKQAVWAHTRASNGIFAYETNGIGAQYIMDDANVPSLVSLPYLGFLERSDPTYQKTKAAMFSRANPYYAVGKTWSGIGGPHVNATYPWPMSQISAIFGTDDDREIKQRLALILENTSGLGLIHESVNIYNSSVYTRPWFAWANSYFAEMILDLAERKPSLILKSGKPYKIGQ, encoded by the exons ATGCCTCTACACATGTCTCCTCAAAGCGTTCTTAGCGCTGCcctcggcatcttggccGTGTTCCCAGCAACTGCGTCTGCTGGCTGGCAGAAGTTCCCACCGCACCGCCGTACAGCTTCCTCGTGTCCAGATTATACCACTTTTTCAGGGCAGCCTCATGGACCGTATTCGTCTGGTCCTCTGAAGCTGCCCTACATGAGGCCGAGCGAGGAGTGCAGAACATTCAAGAGCCCAGCAGTCGAG AAAGTCATCAGCGACTTGAAATCTCGGCTCAAGGATCCAGATCTTGCTCGACTTTTTGAGAATACCTTTCCGTCCACGCTGGATACTACCGTCAAGTATTTTGACCCGTCGCTGAATCTGgcattcatcatcactggt TTTGCCCATTTATACAAGCTTCTTCCGCATGATAAGAACCTCCAAGCCCTTGTCAAAGCAGTCATCAACACAGAGGCGCGATACATTTCGCAGTATCCATACTGCG GCTCGTTTCAGCCACCCCCAGAGAGTGGGCTTGCTCCAAGTGTGAAT GACTGGGCAACAAATGTCATAGTAAACCC GCCTGTCAACAACCAGACGGTATTTGAATGCAAG TACGAACTCGATTCTCTTGCTGGATTCCTCAAAATCACGCGTTCTTACTACGCCAACACAAAGGactcatccttcatcaatgACAATT GGAATGCTGCAATGAACCAGATTGTTCGAGTCCTTTACGAACAGTCTCAGAGCAGTTGGTCGGACGACTTTCAATGGGTCAGCTACTACAACTGGACGGGCACTGCTGGGGCGCTCTCCCCAATGGTACCCAACAGTGGCAATGGCGAGCCGAAACAAGCAAATGGTTTGGTTGCTTCGAGCCACAGGCCTTCTGACGACCTATGTGTCTTTA ACTTTATCACTTCCGACAATGCTATGATGTCTGTCGAGCTCGCTAATGTTGCAGACATGCTCAACACAATCAGGACCCAGAGGAGCCTCGCCAAGCAACTTCAACAATACTCCAATACCATCAAGCAGGCCGTTTGGGCACATACCCGCGCTTCCAACGGCATTTTTGCATACGAAACCAACGGAATTGGAGCGCAATACATCATGGACGACGCCAACGTACCTAGCCTGGTGTCGTTGCCGTATCTGGGATTCTTGGAGCGGAGCGATCCTACCTACCAGAAGACTAAAGCCGCGATGTTTTCGAGAGCGAACCCGTACTATGCTGTAGGAAAGACGTGGAGTGGCATTGG AGGTCCTCACGTCAACGCCACTTATCCGTGGCCCATGAGTCAAATTTCCGCCATCTTTGGCACGGATGATGATAGGGAGATCAAGCAGCGTCTGGCACTCATTCTAGAGAACACTAGTGGACTGGGGTTGATCCATGAGAGCGTCAACATTTACAACTCGAGCGTGTACACTCGTCCGTGGTTCGCGTGGGCAAACAGTTATTTTGCAGAGATGATTTTAGACTTGGCCGAGAGGAAGCCTAGCCTGATTCTAAAGTCTGGGAAGCCGTACAAGATTGGACAGTGA
- a CDS encoding SPFH domain / band 7 family domain-containing protein, producing the protein MASYKISAPDEYLAITGMGIRTPHDYAMDLQAMTKEKLQFSLPVVFTVGPDVNQHALVKYAMLLARSNSGNRVVAERDHVENIVKGIIEGETRVLVSGMTMEEIFTEREVFKRRIFRNIQGELQQFGLKIYNSNVKELKDAPNSIYFESLSKKAHEGATNQARIDVAEAQLRGNVGEAKKKGEQDREIAKINAETAVQKTERDIERAEAEARLHTQQAALTRDVEIARVTAKRTLESTDENLKREVEVKRAAAEMERLRAQDVVKATIIRESKQQAADALAYELNAKAKADWEAGQRAADTDAYKTRVSAEANQEASQRGADTEVYKSQKASEANAYKTRAADAEAYRVRVTAEANQEASVRSAEAALVKTLKEAEGITAMADAYGKLSVAFGGPAGLLQYMMIKDGTLVELAKANASAIRGLEPKISVWNTGNQGSGSESTDVMRNVYQMLPPLMTTINEQTGITLPEWQFGRLNAAQGAMTESNVNGAGKKK; encoded by the exons ATGGCGTCCTACAAGATTTCTGCGCCGGACGAATACCTTGCCATCACTGGCATGGGTATTCGTACC CCCCACGACTATGCCATGGACCTCCAAGCAATGACAAAGGAGAAACTACAGTTCTCTCTCCCTGTTGTATTTACAGTTGGACCAGACGTCAATCAGC ACGCTCTCGTCAAGTATGCGATGCTTTTAGCTCGCTCAAACAGCGGCAACAGGGTAGTTGCAGAGCGAGATCATGTAGAAAACATTGTCAAGGGTATTATCGAGGGTGAGACGCGTGTTTTGGTGTCCGGAATGACCATGGAAGAAATCTTCACCGAACGTGAAGTTTTCAAGCGACGCATCTTCCGCAACATTCAGGGTGAACTTCAGCAATTCGGCCTTAAAATTTACAACTCGAacgtcaaggagctcaaggatgCTCCCAATTCCATCTACTTCGAATCGCTCTCCAAGAAGGCCCACGAAGGTGCAACGAACCAGGCAAGAATCGACGTTGCCGAAGCTCAGCTTCGAGGTAACGttggagaagccaagaagaagggtgaACAAGATCGCGAGATTGCGAAAATCAATGCCGAGACTGCTGTACAAAAGACAGAGAGGGATATCGAGCGCGCAGAGGCGGAGGCGCGCCTCCATACCCAACAAGCTGCTCTTACACGAGATGTGGAGATCGCCCGGGTCACCGCTAAGCGAACTCTTGAGTCTACGGACGAGAATTTGAAGCGAGAGGTCGAAGTCAAGCGTGCAGCAGCCGAGATGGAACGTCTTCGAGCCCAAGATGTCGTCAAAGCGACTATCATTCGTGAATCTAAACAACAAGCCGCGGATGCCCTCGCGTATGAACTCAacgcaaaggcaaaggcagaTTGGGAGGCAGGACAACGCGCCGCAGATACAGACGCTTACAAAACTCGTGTTTCTGCAGAAGCAAACCAGGAGGCGAGCCAGCGAGGAGCAGATACAGAGGTTTACAAGAGCCAAAAGGCTTCTGAAGCAAACGCATACAAAACTCGG GCTGCCGATGCAGAGGCATATAGGGTTCGTGTGACAGCGGAGGCAAACCAGGAAGCAAGTGTGCGGAGCGCTGAGGCTGCCCTTGTCAAAACCCTTAAAGAAGCCGAAGGTATCACAGCAATGGCAGACGCATACGGCAAGCTCTCTGTTGCATTTGGTGGTCCAGCTGGTCTTCTCCAGTACATGATGATCAAGGACGGCACTCTTGTCGAGcttgccaaggccaacgcCAGCGCTATCCGCGGATTGGAGCCCAAGATCAGCGTTTGGAATACCGGAAACCAGGGTAGCGGCTCGGAATCAACCGATGTCATGCGCAATGTCTACCAGATGCTTCCACCACTGATGACTACGATCAATGAGCAGACTGGTATCACTCTTCCTGAGTGGCAGTTTGGCCGACTCAACGCGGCTCAGGGGGCAATGACAGAGAGCAATGTCAATGGAGctggaaagaagaagtaa
- a CDS encoding peptidase family m3 domain-containing protein: MSHPPEPPPLFGATPSSITECARQLIQRLRQTQRQIIDTVLPEDATFSNVLLPLAQAENAVSADKWLITSYRNFSPDAALQDAANVAATMFEDFELETSLNNDLFKLINTVLRIGEQLDGESRRYLEKKYKGHIRNGLLLSEDSSRQHFQTMQSRISVLEAEYKKNLADSRLEVWLNRQDLRGVPDEVLSRFKSDTIRDEQRFRCDSRTILQVMMFATNADIRRLCYMASENTCRGNELVFKELILLRAESARLLGYTSHAALRLEDRMAKTPDVVNNFLTNLVSMLSETANAEVENLKAMKKNDVESRGESFDGNYYFWDHAFYNRLMMEREYELDQQQLAEYFPLLSTIESMLEINQHLFGLVFTEITKPNQDSGVTLGYYKSAEMLWHDDVRVFSVWNDKQEGGDFVGYLYLDLYDRKGKPPTACNVPIRPGCILPDGSRQYPATALLFDFEKPSVTNPTLLQHRDVILLFHELGHGIHELVAQTKFACFHGTASPVDFAEMPSQVLENWCWTPSQLKRLGRHYSYISADHLQTWSEAANGKPRPTERLSDLEIANLTRSKHCNSALLYLRQTAIGMFDMLVHQITNNTEAERWELAVKWNQLRRKVLPLAGGEAVNGDWAWGHGYANFRHLIENYDAGYYSYLFSLVYAADVFNATFKLDPENTANGRRYRHAVLTKGASEDEMTILTQFLGRELDFYPFSQELNLS; this comes from the exons ATGTCTCATCCACCAGAGCCGCCTCCGCTCTTCGgagcaacaccatcatccatcaccgaATGCGCTCGACAGCTGATCCAAAGACTTCGTCAGACGCAGAGACAGATCATAGATACGGTGCTACCAGAAGACGCGACCTTTTCCAATGTCCTTCTGCCACTCGCACAGGCTGAAAATGCCGTTTCGGCAGACAAGTGGCTCATCACAAGTTACAGAAATTTCTCGCCAGATGCAGCTCTGCAAGACGCTGCTAACGTCGCAGCTACTATGTTTGAGGACTTTGAACTTGAAACCTCATTAAATAATGACCTTTTTAAGTTGATAAATACCGTGTTACGCATTGGTGAGCAGCTGGATGGCGAATCGCGGCGATATCTAGAAAAGAAGTACAAGGGCCATATCCGTAATGGACTCTTGCTCTCAGAAGACTCTTCCCGCCAGCACTTCCAGACTATGCAATCCCGTATCTCCGTGCTAGAGGCTGAATACAAAAAGAATTTGGCAGACTCACGTCTAGAAGTCTGGCTTAACCGCCAGGACTTGAGAGGGGTACCGGACGAAGTTTTATCTAGATTTAAGAGCGACACCATTAGGGACGAGCAGAGGTTCCGATGCGACTCCAGAACAATCCTTCAGGTTATGATGTTTGCCACAAATGCCGATATACGAAGGCTTTGCTATATGGCTAGTGAAAACACATGTCGCGGAAATGAACTTGTGTTCAAAGAACTCATCCTGCTCCGTGCCGAAAGTGCTCGTCTACTTGGCTACACTAGCCATGCTGCGTTGAGACTTGAGGATAGAATGGCCAAAACACCAGATGTTGTCAACAATTTCCTGACCAATTTGGTTTCAATGCTCTCTGAGACAGCAAATGCTGAGGTTGAGAATCTCAAAGCCATGAAAAAGAATGATGTCGAGTCTCGTGGAGAGTCATTTGATGGAAACTATTATTTCTGGGATCATGCTTTTTATAATCGACtcatgatggagagagagtaTGAATTggatcagcagcagctggcagaATATTTCCCCCTGCTGTCAACTATAGAATCTATGCTGGAAATCAACCAGCATCTTTTTGGCTTGGTTTTTACGGAGATtaccaaaccaaaccaagaTTCCGGCGTCACCCTCGGGTATTATAAGAGCGCCGAGATGCTCTGGCATGATGACGTGAGAGTTTTCAGCGTATGGAACGATAAGCAAGAAGGTGGCGACTTTGTTGGCTATCTGTACCTTGACCTCTACGATAGGAAAGGTAAACCTCCAACTGCATGTAATGTGCCAATACGACCA GGCTGTATTCTACCGGATGGATCGCGTCAATATCCTGCGACTGCACTGCTGTTTGACTTCGAGAAACCTAGCGTCACTAACCCGACGCTCCTTCAGCACCGTGATGTTATCTTGTTGTTCCACGAGTTGGGACATGGTATCCACGAGCTCGTGGCCCAAACCAAGTTTGCATGCTTTCACGGAACTGCGTCGCCTGTTGATTTTGCAGAGATGCCTAGTCAGGTACTAGAGAACTGGTGCTGGACACCATCACAACTAAAGCGTCTAGGTAGACATTATTCATACATATCCGCGGACCACTTACAAACATGGAGCGAAGCGGCGAATGGCAAGCCCAGGCCAACAGAGAGGTTGTCTGATTTGGAGATTGCAAATCTAACTCGTAGCAAGCACTGCAATAGCGCGTTGTTGTACCTGCGTCAAACGGCCATCGGTATGTTCGACATGTTGGTCCATCAGATCACTAACAATACTGAAGCCGAGAGGTGGGAACTGGCTGTCAAGTGGAATCAGCTGCGCCGCAAAGTTCTCCCCTTGGCTGGAGGCGAAGCCGTAAATGGCGATTGGGCTTGGGGACATGGTTATGCCAACTTTAGGCATCTTATCGAAAACTATGACGCTGGTTATTACAGCTATTTATT TTCTCTTGTTTATGCTGCCGACGTGTTTAATGCAACGTTTAAACTTGATCCGGAGAATACGGCAAATGGCCGTCGGTATCGCCATGCAGTGCTTACAAAAGGGGCAAGCGAGGATGAAATGACGATTTTGACCCAATTTTTAGGCAGAGAACTAGACTTCTATCCTTTCTCACAAGAATTGAACCTATCATAG